The nucleotide window ACATTATTAGGGCCCACGTCCCCATCGGAAGCTTCGTCAAGGACATAGACTATGACGGCCGCGAGGAGGTTTACCTCGAGAACGAGAATTTCATAGCGGTATTCAAGCCGGCCTACGGTGGGGCCCTCTTCGAGCTGAGCTCCAAAAGGAAGGCAGTGAACTACTGCGATGTCCTCGCCAGGAGATGGGAGCACTACCACGAGGTCTCCGAAGCGGCGACACCCGAGGAGGAAGGCGAGGGAGTGGCAAGCATCCATGAACTCGGCAAGAAGATTCCCGAGGAAATTAGGAGAGAGTTAGCCTACGACAACCATCTCAGGGCGCTCCTCCAAGACCACTTCCTCTCTCCTGAGACAACCCTCGACGACTACAGACTCGCCCGCTACGAGGAGCTCGGCGACTTCTTGACGGGCCCCTACAATTACGAGCCCTTCGAGAACGGTGTAACACTCTGGAGGGACGGGTACCCCGGGAGAAGGGTGGAGAAGTCTTTCCGCCTCACCGAGGACGGCTTCGTTGTCGATTATAGGGTGAAGAGCGATGCCAAAGTCCTCTTCGGCGTGGAGCTGAACTTGGCCGTGCACAGTGTCATGGAGAAGCCAGAAGAATTCGAGGCCGATAGGGTAGAAATAGACGACACCTATGCCATCGGGAAGGCCGTCATCGAGCTCGACAAAAGGGCGAGGGTCTGGAAATATCCCATAAAGACACTATCGCAAAGTGAGAGCGGGTGGGACTTTATCCAGCAGGGTGTCAGCTACACTTTCCTGTTCCCCCTTGACGGCGAGTTGAGGTTCAGGCTGAGGTTCAGGGAGCTCTGATTTCAAAACTTTCTTATTTTAGCTGGCTGGAAAGGAGGGGCCTCGGCTAGGGAGGCCTTCATCACCGCTCAGGGCCCGAAAGTTTCCCCTCATCGGCCCGGAGTAAAGCGAACCCTCACACGCCTCTTCTTAGTCTCGGGGAACGCATAGAGGGAGAGGAACAGCCACGCCAGGCCGGAGTACAGTCTAAGCTTCTCAAAGGGATCTCTAAACTCCCCGCTGACTCTATGGCAGCCGGATTCAAGCGTCACGAGCATTAAGCCCGTCCGGTCATCTCGCATGACCTTTAACGGTTTATCGCCAGATGAGATGTGCCAGTGAGGGTAATAGGCCTCAGAGATTCTGACCATGGACGTTTCGTTAACGTCAACTAAGAGGTAAAAGCGTCCGTCGCTCCTGAAGAGGATTGAATAGTTTAGGGATATCTGCCGGATGGAGAGCAATCCCTCGATAATGGAGAGTTCATAAGAGGAATTCCAGTAAAGGGAGTGGAATATGAGATTGCCCCCAAGGAAGTAAACCCGACCCCTTCCGTAGTCTCTGAAGCCTATCAGAGTTAGGTTGCCCGCCCTTACGAGAGGGGTAACGTTCTCGAAGAGAGGACCAAACCAAGGGCCATCGGCATACTGGAAGGGGGCAAAGAGAGAGACATCGTAAACGGAGGAGCTCAAGTTCCCCACCGGTCCAACCTCGACCTCAGCACCGAAGGCCTCACCATCAGCCTCTGGAGCCCATATTACGGTACCCCCTTCCCTTGCGAACTCCTCGAGTCGTTTAACTTCTTCCTCGGTCGGCATCCCTGCGTATATTATAGCATCAACGCCGGAGAGTTCGTTGGGGAGCTTCGGTAGGTAGGCGTAGTCGAAGGGCAACTCCCAGTACCGCCCGATGAGGAGGACGCGGACGGGCTGAACGAAGCTGACGTTCGCCTCATAGACCCTGTAACGGCCGAACTCCACGACTGGTACGTACTCGAGGGACCTCAGAAAGTCTTCGGAAACCAAGCCGCAGTCCCCTTCGATAACAAACCTCACAGCGTAAGCGCGAAGATAATAGGTCAAAGTTGGGTCACCTATAGAGAGGAAGTACCAAAGCTTCTCTTCTCCTTCCCTCGCAGGATTTCCTTCATGATACCAGCCGTTGAAGACCGTCTTACCGGTGAGAGCCGGGAGATAACTGGGCCATGAGAATTCGCAAGGTGCATCGACAATGAACCTCCAGTCAACCCCCGGCTGCTCTCCCAGCCATTCCGCGAGGGCAAGATAGTCGTCAGGAAGCCTAGGAATGGTAGGCAGGAAGAGCAAAGAAATCACCAGAGTGACCGTTAGGGGGGCCACCAACAAGACCTTTTTGGAGGTAACATCGACGGCCTTCGCTCCAGCGACGGCCACAATGTAAGCTAGGAGGTCAAGCCACCTGTAGGGAGGGATTATACGGAGCAGGAGCAGTGAGTGAAGCCACGGGGTGGGAGAGTAATATCCAAAGGAGAGGTATATGAAGATAGCCGCCAGGATGAGCTCCCTAAGTCCTCTCCTCTTCAAGACGAGAATTGAAAGAGAGAACACGGCCAGTCCCAAGAGAAACTCAGGTCTTAAGAGGTCCGATGGAGGAACGCTATAAGCTTTGAAGAGGTGCGTCCCATATATATCCCAAAAGTCCACCCAGGCCCTCTCGAAGAAAAAGGGGACGTACCAGAAGGCCACTAAGAGCATCGTGAGCGCGGTGAGTTTGAAGGCGTTCTCGATGGTTCCCATCTTCACCAGCCTCTCCCCATATAGGGCGAGCGTCAGAACGAGCAGCGGGATTAAGATAGAGTGGTGGGTGAGCAGAATGGCCGAGATTGCCAGGGACGAGAAAACGACCGTTCGTATGTGCCTCTCGGAGAGGAGCAAAACGGCAAGAACAAAGAGGGGAGCGAGATTTATCGCGTTTGCCCTTGGGAAGTTGGCTTCCACGTATACCACGAACAACTTAGATGGGAATAGAAGGTAAATGACGGGACCAACGTACGCTCCCAACCCGAGCCCAAGCCTCCTTAGAAGGAAGAACATAGACCAGGCCCCGATAAATGATGTGAGCACGAGTGTAAAGCTATAGCCGAGGATATCACTCCTAAGAATTTTCCCGAAGAAAGCTCCGAGGAGATAGGAGGCTGGCGGATAAAAACGGAAGAAGGGAAAACCAGCATACCAATCCTCTATCCAGGGCTTCCATCCATCTTCCATGAGCTTGTGAATCTTAAAGAGATGGCCGTTCCCATCAACTGGAAGAGCAGGTGGTGATGGGGCTGTGATAAGGGGGAGGTAGATGAAAATCGACAGCAGGAGAAGCAGGACGAAATAGGCCTTCTTCACAATTCCGCCCCCTTGATTAGCCTGAGGAGCTCCTTAAGACCCGCTAACGTGGCGGCAAAGTAAGTTCCATCATAACTCCCAGCAAGCCAGAGCTCATCTCCCGCCTTCACGAACCTTACCGCAAACCCTCCCTTCTTCAGCCAAGGACCCTCTCCCTCGACCTCAAGGGCCTCGGAGAATCCAACAACCTTCGCCCTCCTGAGGAAGCTAGGATGTGAAAGTAGGAGCTCAAGGAGTTCTGGAAAGGCTCTTTCGTCAACCCATATCATTATCTCGCCCGTGGAGAACTCGTGGATTACCCTCATCCTCCCCCCGTCCAACCGTGCATCGGCCACGTACCTCTCGCTTCCCTCGACCTCGCCCAGCTTAATACCCTTAAGAAACTCGTTCAAGAACTTAATTGGATATCCCGTATCCAGTATTTTAACCACCGCCATCCATGCCCCCCGAGAATTTAAAAATCCTCCAGACTAAAACGGTTGCGGTAGTCATGAGGGTTTCCCTGAGGTTCCAGTCGGTGGTATATCTATACCTCATAGGACTCATCGCATTAGCGGAGCTCTTGCCTGCGGCCTACGTGCTCGAGGGGGTACTATTGTTTCTGTTCTTCATGGTATTCTCGGGGACCATCTTCTACATTCTGCTGATGCTCGCTACGAGGCGTTCTTATCCGTCCGAGGTCTCAGATGATGAACCTAGCCCCCTCGACCCTCTCGTCTACGTCCTCGTGCCTGCCCATAATGAGGAGAATGTTATAGGGAAGACCGCCAGGAGCGTCTTAAATCAGGACTACCTAAACTTGAAGCTTTTTCTAATAAACGACAACTCAACGGACGGAACGAGGAAGATCATGGAGGCTATAAAGCGCCAGAACCCGAAGAGGGTGGTCGTGATAGATGTCCCACCCGATAGGGGGCGCAAGAAGCCCAGGGCCCTTAACTATGCCCTCGAGCTGATAGAAAAGGAGCATGAAAAGCCGGAGTTTGTGTTCATCCTCGACGCTGACTACATCCTTCCTCCCGATGCGATTAGAAAGCTCGTGAGGATAATGGAGAAGGCTCCCAACTACGTCATCGGGATTCAGGGGAACGTGAGACCTAGGAACTGGCGGAAGAACTTCATTACAAAGTTTATAACCCTCGAGAGGCTCGCGGGCTTCAACGTTGCCATAGAGGGGGATATGAAGCTCAACGAGAACGGGAAGTATGGAGGAACGGTGGCACTGATAAGATTTAAGGACCTAATAAGGGTCGGCAAGTTTGGGGAGGATGCCATAACGGAAGACACAGAGCTCTGGGCGAGAGCCCTTATTTCAGGCTACCGGTTCTGGTACTACCACGGGATTGTGGGATGGGAGGAGGCTGTCGAGGACTTAAGGCACTACATAAAGCAAAGGAGCAGGTGGGCCCAGGGGCACCTCCAAGTCATGATTGATTACTACTGGAACGTCCTGAGAGGATGCACGACGCCCGTGGAAGCCTTCGTAGAGCACTTCTACCTCCTGAGTTACCTCGTGCCCGTGTTCTGGCTACTCTCCCTGCTACTTAACGGCTACCTACTCTTAACCGGTGCAAGGAGCTTCGGCCTAATACCTCCGAAGATATCGATAGCCATGTCCATTGTGGCCTTCCTGGTGTTCTGGGCCTCTATAGCGTACTCAAACTGGATTGAAGGAAAGAGAACAGGCCTTCAAATTGAGTGGAGCTTCATCGCAGCATATCCACTATACTTCTCGCTCTTCGTATTCATGGCGGTTATCTATACGACAAGAGCCCTCCTAAGGCTCATAGCGGGAAAGTTTCACTGGGAAAAGACGAAGAGGTTCACCTGAAGGGATTCTTGAGCACGAGCATGTCGATACGACCGGAAGATACTTCGTCGTATAGGAGAGAGATTAGGGAGAGTGACACCATCTCCCGGGAGAGGAGGTGCTCGAAAAGCCCCTTAGTGATTATCAACAGACCGAGGAAGAAATACCCTCCCTTCAGCATGTCGGCAACTAAGAGCACCAAGCCTATGAGAACGTGTCCAAGGGCATAGGCACCCAGAGGTGGTGAATACATCCTGAAGAGCCTCCAGTAGACCGGGAATCTCGTCCTCTTCAGGGAAGACAGAAAATCCCTGTACATTATAGAGGACGTTAGGAAGAAGAAGGTCCCCAAGAGGTACGAGAGAGTCTGCTTAGGTCTCGCCCAATAGAGATTCAGGACTGTGAAAAGGGCCGCCAATAGGGTGGCCACGTAGAGGTACAGCATATATGCGCGGACGATCATGAGGAGAGAGCGTCTCTCCCCGGGGACGTTCGAATATATCCTCATCCCCGCCTCACCCTGAAGTCGAGAGGCTTCTCAAGCCCCCAGAAGCGGCAGAAGGAGCACACTTCTCCCTGGGCAGGCATGCCACAGACCTTGCACTCTTTGAGCTCCACCTTCTCCCTGAGCTCGAAGAGGTGCCTCTTCCTGAGATAGCCCTTCACGAAGTTCATCTTCGTGCCCGGTCTCTTCTCTTCCATCTCGTTGAGCATCGCCTTCATGTCAAGTGTCGTGGCACCCCTTGCATGAGGACACTCTTCCACTATATATTCAAGGCCGACAGCAAGCGCGTAAGCCACGACTTCCCTCTCTGTGAGCTCGTAGAGGGGCTTAACTTTCTTGACGAACTTACCCTCCCCCGGCAACAGGGGGCCTCCTTTGGCGAGGTATTCGGTGTTCCAGTGGAGGATGTTGTTGAGAAGGAACGATGCCTCATCGTCGAGGTTGTGACCCGTCGCTATCGCATCGAAGCCGTTGTCATAGGCAAACTTGTTCATTATGTAGCGCTTCGTCAGGCCGCAGTAGGAGCAGGGGGGCCTTCTCGTTTTAACCTCACCGATGCCATAGCCGAGAAGCTCCTTGACGCGGACGATGTGAAGCGGGGCACCAATAATGGCACACTGCTTCCTCGCGTAGGCCTCGCTCTTCTCCGAGTACTCGCCTATGCCGAGATTTATGTGAAGGCACTCCATATCATAGCCAAGCTTATTGAGGACATAGGCAGTTACGGCCGAGTCCTTTCCGCCGCTGACCGCAACGAGAATTTTCTCCCCCTTGCGGAGAAGTTTGTATTTCTCTATCGTCCTCTGGACCTTCCTCTCGAAATACTCGACGAAGTGCTCCTCGCAGAGGTACATCCGAGGATAGTGAAGCTTAATGTAGGCGGGCCTCCCACAGAGCTTACATCTCACGGTCCCACCTGAAAAAAGGTGAGAAGGGCCGTTTTTAAGGTTAGCCCTCCAGGGCCTCAATCTTCTCCTTCCAGTTGCCGGGTCTCTTGAACTCCTTGAGAGTGTAGAGACCCTCCTTAACGAGTATGCCCCTAGCGGCCATTATGCCCGTCGCGGCGGCATTTACTATGTCCCTGCTTAAACCTGCACCGTCACCGGCCGCGAAGACGTTCTCTATGCTCGTTTCAAGGAGCTCGTTTACCTCCACCTTCATGGCGTAGTACTTTATCTCGGGGGCATAGAGGAGAGTGTGGTCGCTAGCTACTCCGGGAATTACTTTGTCAAGCTTTTCAAGACCCTCGATTATGTTCGTCACGACCCTGTGTGGAAGAGCCATGGCTATATCGCCGGGGGTGACGTGCTTAAGTGTCGGCTCAACATCACTCTTCCTTATCCTGCTCCACGTGCTCCTTCTGCCGCGCCTCAGGTCACCGAGCCTCTGTATTATGGGCCTTCCCCCACCTATGGTGGTGGCCAGCTGTGCTATGCTCCTCCCGTAGGCCGTCGTATCCTCAACGGGCTCTGTGAGCTCTATTCTGCTCAGGAAGGCAAAGTTTGTGTTGTTGCTCTTTTTATCCCTCATGGAGTGCCCGTTTACGCCGACGTAGTTCTCGTACCTCTCCTCCACTACAAAGCCGTTG belongs to Pyrococcus yayanosii CH1 and includes:
- a CDS encoding 6-pyruvoyl-tetrahydropterin synthase-related protein, with amino-acid sequence MKKAYFVLLLLLSIFIYLPLITAPSPPALPVDGNGHLFKIHKLMEDGWKPWIEDWYAGFPFFRFYPPASYLLGAFFGKILRSDILGYSFTLVLTSFIGAWSMFFLLRRLGLGLGAYVGPVIYLLFPSKLFVVYVEANFPRANAINLAPLFVLAVLLLSERHIRTVVFSSLAISAILLTHHSILIPLLVLTLALYGERLVKMGTIENAFKLTALTMLLVAFWYVPFFFERAWVDFWDIYGTHLFKAYSVPPSDLLRPEFLLGLAVFSLSILVLKRRGLRELILAAIFIYLSFGYYSPTPWLHSLLLLRIIPPYRWLDLLAYIVAVAGAKAVDVTSKKVLLVAPLTVTLVISLLFLPTIPRLPDDYLALAEWLGEQPGVDWRFIVDAPCEFSWPSYLPALTGKTVFNGWYHEGNPAREGEEKLWYFLSIGDPTLTYYLRAYAVRFVIEGDCGLVSEDFLRSLEYVPVVEFGRYRVYEANVSFVQPVRVLLIGRYWELPFDYAYLPKLPNELSGVDAIIYAGMPTEEEVKRLEEFAREGGTVIWAPEADGEAFGAEVEVGPVGNLSSSVYDVSLFAPFQYADGPWFGPLFENVTPLVRAGNLTLIGFRDYGRGRVYFLGGNLIFHSLYWNSSYELSIIEGLLSIRQISLNYSILFRSDGRFYLLVDVNETSMVRISEAYYPHWHISSGDKPLKVMRDDRTGLMLVTLESGCHRVSGEFRDPFEKLRLYSGLAWLFLSLYAFPETKKRRVRVRFTPGR
- the ttuA gene encoding tRNA-5-methyluridine(54) 2-sulfurtransferase — translated: MRCKLCGRPAYIKLHYPRMYLCEEHFVEYFERKVQRTIEKYKLLRKGEKILVAVSGGKDSAVTAYVLNKLGYDMECLHINLGIGEYSEKSEAYARKQCAIIGAPLHIVRVKELLGYGIGEVKTRRPPCSYCGLTKRYIMNKFAYDNGFDAIATGHNLDDEASFLLNNILHWNTEYLAKGGPLLPGEGKFVKKVKPLYELTEREVVAYALAVGLEYIVEECPHARGATTLDMKAMLNEMEEKRPGTKMNFVKGYLRKRHLFELREKVELKECKVCGMPAQGEVCSFCRFWGLEKPLDFRVRRG
- a CDS encoding glycosyltransferase family 2 protein, coding for MPPENLKILQTKTVAVVMRVSLRFQSVVYLYLIGLIALAELLPAAYVLEGVLLFLFFMVFSGTIFYILLMLATRRSYPSEVSDDEPSPLDPLVYVLVPAHNEENVIGKTARSVLNQDYLNLKLFLINDNSTDGTRKIMEAIKRQNPKRVVVIDVPPDRGRKKPRALNYALELIEKEHEKPEFVFILDADYILPPDAIRKLVRIMEKAPNYVIGIQGNVRPRNWRKNFITKFITLERLAGFNVAIEGDMKLNENGKYGGTVALIRFKDLIRVGKFGEDAITEDTELWARALISGYRFWYYHGIVGWEEAVEDLRHYIKQRSRWAQGHLQVMIDYYWNVLRGCTTPVEAFVEHFYLLSYLVPVFWLLSLLLNGYLLLTGARSFGLIPPKISIAMSIVAFLVFWASIAYSNWIEGKRTGLQIEWSFIAAYPLYFSLFVFMAVIYTTRALLRLIAGKFHWEKTKRFT